A single region of the Thermoanaerobacterium aotearoense genome encodes:
- a CDS encoding pseudouridine synthase — protein sequence MSKMRIDKLLSNMGYGTRKEIKNFIKEGLVAINNVTIDDPGFAVQPDKDIITFRSEKISYKEYIYIMMNKPKGVICATYDPSEKTVVDLLPHHIKARKVFPAGRLDKDTEGLLLITNDGELSHKLLSPKKHVFKKYYAEVLGFIDEDDVSLFSDGILLDDGYKTMPAKLEIISSGSTSKVYVSIREGKYHQIKRMFEAIGSKVVYLKRLSIGQLKLDENLKEGEWRELNEEEIKLLKSIE from the coding sequence ATGTCAAAAATGAGAATAGATAAGCTTTTATCAAATATGGGTTATGGCACAAGAAAAGAAATTAAAAATTTTATAAAAGAAGGCCTTGTTGCAATAAATAATGTGACGATTGACGACCCCGGTTTTGCAGTACAACCTGATAAAGATATAATCACGTTTAGAAGTGAAAAAATATCGTACAAAGAATACATATATATAATGATGAATAAACCGAAAGGTGTAATCTGTGCAACATATGATCCATCAGAAAAAACCGTTGTAGATCTTTTGCCACACCATATAAAGGCAAGAAAGGTTTTCCCAGCAGGAAGGCTTGATAAAGACACAGAGGGATTACTTTTAATTACAAATGACGGTGAACTATCTCATAAGCTCTTATCGCCAAAAAAACACGTTTTCAAAAAATACTATGCAGAAGTTTTGGGTTTTATCGATGAAGATGACGTATCTTTGTTTTCAGATGGCATACTATTAGACGATGGTTACAAGACTATGCCGGCAAAACTGGAAATAATATCTTCAGGCAGTACATCGAAAGTATATGTCTCAATCAGAGAAGGTAAATATCATCAAATAAAAAGAATGTTTGAAGCGATAGGCTCAAAAGTCGTCTACTTAAAAAGGCTTTCAATAGGCCAATTAAAATTAGATGAAAATTTAAAAGAAGGGGAATGGCGAGAATTAAATGAAGAAGAAATAAAATTGCTTAAATCAATTGAATAG
- a CDS encoding glycoside hydrolase family 88 protein gives MMQHSVGSVPDPKYGYTTDDNGRALIACAMMYEKYKDDAYINLIKKYLSFLMYAQEDDGRFRNFMSFDRKFIDEDFSEDCFGRCMWALGYLINSNIDERVKLPAYKMIEKSLLLVDTLNYIRGKAYTLIGLYYIYNSFKNLDKDFVRKKMDKLAHDIVEEYEKNSSEDWQWFEDVVSYDNGVIPLSLLKYFSIAKDEEVLDIALKTIDFLDSVCFKNGYFKAVGCKGWYRKGKDIAEYDEQPVEAYTMALMYIEAYKLTGDEKYKKRAIDCDKWFYGKNSKGLSLYDEDSGGCSDGITEDGVNSNEGAESLISIMISHCAIDQLK, from the coding sequence ATGATGCAGCATTCTGTTGGCTCTGTCCCCGATCCTAAATATGGATATACAACGGATGACAATGGAAGGGCTTTGATAGCCTGTGCTATGATGTATGAAAAATACAAAGATGATGCATATATTAACCTCATTAAGAAGTATTTGTCGTTTTTGATGTACGCACAAGAAGACGACGGTCGCTTTAGAAATTTCATGTCATTCGATAGAAAATTTATTGATGAAGATTTTTCGGAAGATTGTTTCGGCAGGTGTATGTGGGCTTTAGGATATTTAATAAATTCCAATATAGACGAGAGGGTAAAGTTGCCTGCATATAAAATGATTGAAAAATCACTGCTATTGGTAGATACTCTGAATTACATCAGAGGTAAGGCATACACCTTGATAGGATTATACTATATTTACAATTCTTTTAAAAATTTAGATAAAGATTTTGTCAGAAAAAAGATGGATAAATTGGCGCACGATATCGTCGAGGAGTACGAAAAAAATTCAAGCGAAGATTGGCAGTGGTTTGAAGATGTGGTGTCGTACGATAATGGAGTCATACCATTATCGCTTTTAAAGTATTTTTCAATCGCTAAAGATGAAGAAGTTTTAGATATCGCTTTAAAGACAATTGATTTTCTTGATAGTGTGTGCTTTAAAAATGGTTATTTTAAAGCTGTCGGATGCAAAGGATGGTATAGAAAAGGCAAAGACATTGCAGAATACGATGAACAGCCTGTAGAAGCGTATACAATGGCTCTCATGTATATAGAGGCGTATAAATTGACAGGCGATGAAAAATACAAAAAAAGGGCTATAGACTGCGACAAATGGTTTTACGGAAAGAACTCAAAAGGGTTAAGCTTATACGACGAAGACAGTGGAGGCTGCAGTGATGGCATAACGGAAGATGGTGTAAATAGCAATGAAGGAGCCGAAAGCCTTATATCGATTATGATATCCCATTGTGCAATCGATCAATTGAAATAG
- the recR gene encoding recombination mediator RecR gives MNVYSRSLSKLIDELSRLPGIGRKTAQRLAFYILDMPLDDVVNLSNAILEAKNNLRYCKKCYNFTDSELCSICSDETRDTHTICVVSDPKDVVAMEKTREYRGLYHVLHGAISPMDGIGPEDIKVKELLERIKDTEINEIILATNPDIEGEATAMYIAKLIKPFGIKVTRIAHGVPVGGDLEYTDSVTLSRALEGRREM, from the coding sequence ATGAACGTATATTCGAGGTCATTATCAAAGCTTATTGATGAATTATCAAGACTTCCCGGCATTGGACGTAAGACGGCCCAGAGGCTGGCGTTTTACATCTTAGATATGCCTTTAGATGATGTTGTCAACTTGTCTAATGCTATTTTAGAGGCAAAGAACAATTTAAGATACTGTAAAAAGTGCTATAACTTTACTGATAGTGAGCTTTGCAGTATATGCAGTGACGAGACGAGGGATACACATACCATATGTGTAGTTTCCGATCCCAAAGACGTAGTAGCGATGGAAAAGACGAGGGAATATAGAGGACTATACCACGTACTTCATGGTGCAATATCGCCTATGGATGGAATAGGACCAGAGGATATAAAGGTAAAAGAGTTGTTGGAGAGGATAAAAGATACTGAAATCAATGAAATAATATTAGCCACAAATCCAGACATAGAGGGTGAGGCAACTGCAATGTACATCGCAAAGCTGATAAAACCTTTTGGAATAAAGGTGACAAGAATTGCACACGGTGTACCTGTAGGCGGTGACCTCGAATACACAGATTCTGTAACGCTGTCAAGAGCTTTAGAAGGCAGAAGGGAAATGTAA
- a CDS encoding sugar phosphate nucleotidyltransferase: protein MKALLLAGGLGTRLRPLTNFLPKPMVPIMGKPLLESTVLRLKKQGVDEVVISTCYKSNHIEDYFEDGEKLGVKVSFIKEDIPLGTGGAIKNAEEFFDDTFLVLNSDIICDIDIRSLVEYHKSKKALATIAMTKVEDPSQYGVIEYDDNDYITAFKEKPKPYETNSKWINAGIYVFEPQLLSEIPKDEVVSIERDTYPKLLSKGYKMAAYRYDGYWIDIGTIEKYKKVHFDILKKHCKYVDISDIKHRKITIDSSAKIVEPVFIGSNVKIDAKAEIGPYAIIGDNTHIGSNSIIRHSVLWDNVKVKGNVNLINAVVASNSVVDGIRKIEDEVYANGIDDYAVS, encoded by the coding sequence ATGAAAGCATTATTGCTGGCAGGAGGATTAGGTACAAGGCTAAGACCTCTGACGAATTTTCTTCCTAAACCTATGGTACCCATAATGGGCAAACCTCTGTTAGAGTCTACCGTTTTAAGGCTTAAAAAGCAAGGCGTAGATGAGGTCGTAATAAGCACATGCTATAAATCTAATCACATTGAAGACTATTTTGAGGATGGTGAGAAATTAGGCGTAAAAGTTTCTTTTATTAAAGAGGACATACCATTAGGAACAGGCGGAGCTATAAAAAATGCTGAAGAGTTTTTTGATGATACTTTCTTAGTGCTAAATTCAGATATTATATGTGATATCGATATTAGAAGTCTTGTGGAGTATCACAAGTCAAAAAAAGCATTAGCTACTATTGCCATGACTAAAGTAGAGGATCCATCACAGTATGGTGTGATAGAATACGACGATAATGATTACATTACAGCTTTTAAAGAAAAGCCAAAACCGTATGAAACTAATTCAAAATGGATAAATGCGGGAATATACGTATTTGAACCACAGCTATTAAGTGAAATCCCTAAAGATGAAGTGGTATCAATAGAAAGGGATACATATCCGAAACTTTTATCGAAAGGTTATAAAATGGCTGCGTATAGGTATGACGGGTATTGGATAGACATAGGTACAATTGAGAAGTATAAAAAAGTCCACTTTGACATATTGAAAAAACATTGCAAATACGTTGATATAAGCGACATTAAACATAGAAAGATCACAATTGATAGTTCGGCAAAAATTGTTGAGCCTGTTTTTATAGGAAGCAACGTCAAAATAGACGCGAAAGCAGAGATAGGTCCGTATGCGATTATAGGTGATAATACGCATATAGGTTCTAACAGCATTATAAGGCACAGTGTTTTATGGGACAATGTCAAAGTTAAAGGAAATGTAAATTTGATAAATGCTGTCGTAGCTTCAAATAGCGTCGTAGATGGAATCAGGAAAATTGAAGATGAAGTTTACGCAAACGGTATTGACGATTACGCTGTAAGTTGA
- the ymfI gene encoding elongation factor P 5-aminopentanone reductase → MFNGKVVVVTGGSGGIGSSICREVARLGGCVAIHYNTDYESACSLKNYIKSNLGYADVFKADIRNKEEVEMMMKNVIDRFGRIDYLVNNAGVSQIKPFMDVSEEDWRYIIDVNLNGMFNCTQSALKYMLKNKRGAIVNVSSMWGIYGASCEVAYSASKGAIIAFTKALAKELGPSNIRVNCVAPGVIETDMNKSLSDDTLKYLASRTSLERLGTADEVAKAVTFLLSDQSSFITGQVLTVDGGYM, encoded by the coding sequence ATGTTCAATGGAAAAGTTGTCGTTGTTACAGGTGGTTCTGGAGGCATTGGCTCATCTATATGTAGAGAAGTAGCGAGATTAGGTGGTTGTGTAGCAATTCATTACAATACAGATTATGAAAGCGCATGTAGTTTGAAGAATTATATAAAAAGTAACTTAGGATATGCGGATGTATTTAAGGCAGATATCAGAAATAAAGAAGAAGTGGAAATGATGATGAAAAATGTGATTGACAGATTTGGACGAATAGATTACTTGGTCAACAATGCTGGTGTATCCCAGATAAAACCTTTTATGGATGTATCCGAAGAAGATTGGAGATACATAATTGATGTAAATTTGAATGGCATGTTTAATTGTACGCAAAGTGCCTTAAAGTATATGTTAAAAAATAAAAGAGGTGCCATTGTGAATGTTTCATCTATGTGGGGAATATATGGCGCATCTTGTGAAGTGGCATATTCCGCTTCAAAAGGCGCTATTATAGCTTTTACAAAGGCATTAGCTAAAGAATTAGGGCCATCAAATATACGAGTTAATTGTGTTGCGCCAGGGGTAATCGAAACTGACATGAATAAAAGCTTGTCAGATGACACACTTAAATATCTGGCGTCGAGAACTTCCCTTGAAAGACTTGGGACAGCAGATGAAGTCGCTAAGGCAGTGACTTTTTTACTGTCAGATCAATCATCTTTTATTACAGGACAAGTATTGACTGTAGATGGAGGATATATGTAA
- a CDS encoding pro-sigmaK processing inhibitor BofA family protein, translating to MNLSIEYNIIIAYVVGLFLLYILGWLLVVPRKFLVRLILNGVVGALVLFFINMAGKTFGIYVGINPITALVVGFLGIPGVILLIVLQYIV from the coding sequence ATGAATTTAAGCATTGAATACAATATAATAATAGCATATGTTGTGGGACTTTTTTTATTATACATACTTGGGTGGCTATTGGTTGTACCGAGGAAGTTTCTTGTAAGGCTTATTTTGAATGGAGTAGTAGGAGCATTAGTGCTGTTTTTTATAAATATGGCTGGAAAGACATTTGGAATATATGTCGGCATAAATCCGATAACAGCTTTGGTTGTAGGCTTTTTAGGCATACCTGGGGTGATTTTGCTTATCGTATTGCAGTATATCGTGTAA
- a CDS encoding HD domain-containing phosphohydrolase: MILDYFRLLSALSLSLDVMEKRSFGHARKVAYVAIRLARNIGVKNDDEHKIFYSAFLHDIGKSDVIEDINHDSTWKHSLKGSEFVKGMPKGDEFSEIIKYHHENWDGSGHFHLNGDSIPLEAQIIYLADQFDIRYSFISQKHSEYDTRESIKKWLDIESGKAFNPLLVSVFKNLMKQEKFWLDYENYNQFDVLKPYIKNEIMVIDVDDFENIAEVFSKIIDNKSHFTYNHSKGISEIAHKAAMLSGYDKITAQKVKIAGLLHDLGKLAIPTEILDKPGKLTEEEFMTIKSHTYFTKKILREIGGIDDIAEWAANHHEKLDGSGYPEGLTGENLDDISRLMAVCDMYQALTEDRPYRKGMAHIEAIDVIYKLAKQNKIDGKSLEIIREIQKVHN, encoded by the coding sequence TTGATATTAGACTATTTTAGATTGCTGTCAGCGTTATCGTTATCGTTGGATGTGATGGAGAAAAGAAGTTTTGGACATGCCAGGAAGGTTGCTTATGTTGCCATAAGATTGGCACGAAATATTGGCGTTAAAAATGATGATGAACATAAGATCTTTTATTCTGCTTTTTTACACGACATAGGGAAAAGCGACGTGATTGAAGATATTAACCACGATAGTACGTGGAAGCATTCCCTCAAAGGAAGTGAATTTGTAAAGGGGATGCCTAAAGGGGATGAGTTTTCTGAAATCATCAAGTATCACCATGAAAACTGGGATGGAAGTGGGCATTTCCATCTTAACGGAGATTCCATTCCTTTAGAAGCACAGATAATATATTTAGCTGATCAGTTTGATATAAGGTATAGCTTCATATCCCAAAAACACAGCGAGTACGATACAAGGGAAAGCATAAAGAAATGGCTTGATATAGAGTCCGGAAAGGCTTTTAATCCACTATTAGTAAGTGTGTTTAAAAATTTAATGAAGCAAGAAAAATTTTGGCTGGATTATGAAAATTATAATCAATTTGATGTCTTAAAACCGTACATTAAAAATGAGATCATGGTGATCGACGTAGACGATTTTGAGAATATCGCCGAAGTTTTTTCAAAAATAATTGATAACAAAAGCCACTTTACATACAACCATTCAAAAGGCATATCGGAAATTGCACATAAAGCAGCGATGCTTTCCGGATATGACAAGATTACTGCTCAGAAGGTGAAGATAGCAGGTCTTTTACATGACTTAGGCAAATTAGCCATACCAACTGAGATATTGGACAAGCCGGGAAAGCTTACTGAAGAAGAATTTATGACGATAAAGTCCCATACATACTTTACCAAGAAAATACTACGGGAGATAGGAGGAATTGATGACATAGCTGAATGGGCAGCAAATCACCATGAGAAACTGGACGGTTCAGGATATCCAGAAGGGCTTACAGGAGAAAACCTTGATGATATTTCCAGGCTCATGGCGGTTTGTGATATGTACCAAGCACTGACGGAAGATAGGCCATATAGAAAAGGCATGGCCCACATCGAAGCTATCGATGTGATCTATAAATTAGCCAAGCAAAACAAGATAGATGGAAAATCGCTGGAGATAATAAGAGAAATACAAAAAGTCCACAATTAA
- a CDS encoding glycosyltransferase family 4 protein: protein MVKNKEINIAFLSTFPPRECGIATFTQDLVNELKDIKIINEPKVIAIDDKEYDYGDDVIYRLKQHDRNSYLELANKLNDSLIDLLVIEHEYGIYGGEWGEYILDFVDNLKVPYVVTLHTILSNPLDKQKHILKELCIKSKRVVTMAKNTIPLLVNLYGVDERKIVVLPHGVPNLPTLSSESLRKKYNIDAGKFVVSTFGLISPGKGLEYGIEAIAKVKEKHPDILYLILGQTHPNIVKSDGEVYRDFLIRKVNELNLNDNVKFVNKYLTKREIVEYLKLSDVYLTPYIGREQAVSGTLAYAAGLGKLVVSTPYKYAEEILSDGRGLLAEFKNPDSIANCINFAIENPHEKQIMEEKIKVYGKTMMWDNVALEYVELFLRIFEDLEDDAKEAV from the coding sequence ATGGTAAAGAATAAAGAAATAAATATTGCGTTTTTGAGTACATTTCCACCGAGAGAATGTGGAATAGCTACATTCACACAGGATCTGGTAAATGAGCTTAAAGATATTAAAATCATAAATGAACCAAAAGTGATTGCGATAGACGATAAAGAATATGATTATGGCGATGACGTTATTTATAGGCTTAAGCAGCACGACAGAAATAGCTATTTAGAACTCGCCAATAAATTAAATGATTCGTTAATTGATTTGTTAGTGATCGAGCATGAATATGGGATTTACGGTGGTGAATGGGGCGAATATATTTTAGACTTTGTAGACAACTTAAAGGTGCCTTATGTCGTAACTCTTCATACGATATTGTCTAATCCACTTGATAAACAAAAACACATTTTAAAAGAATTGTGCATAAAGAGCAAAAGAGTTGTCACTATGGCTAAAAATACAATTCCGCTTCTTGTCAATTTATATGGTGTTGATGAAAGGAAAATCGTAGTACTGCCACACGGAGTTCCAAATTTGCCAACGCTGTCCAGTGAAAGTTTGAGAAAGAAATACAACATTGATGCAGGAAAATTCGTCGTAAGCACATTTGGACTTATAAGCCCTGGTAAAGGCTTAGAATACGGCATAGAAGCCATAGCAAAGGTTAAGGAGAAACATCCTGATATATTGTACCTTATATTGGGGCAGACACATCCTAATATAGTCAAGTCAGATGGTGAAGTTTACAGAGACTTTCTTATAAGGAAAGTAAATGAGTTAAATCTAAACGACAATGTAAAGTTTGTCAATAAATATCTGACAAAAAGGGAGATCGTCGAATACTTAAAGCTCTCTGATGTGTATTTGACGCCGTACATTGGCAGAGAACAAGCAGTTAGCGGGACATTGGCATATGCTGCAGGTTTAGGAAAATTAGTTGTATCAACTCCATACAAATACGCTGAAGAAATTTTAAGCGATGGAAGGGGACTGTTGGCGGAATTTAAAAATCCTGATTCTATAGCAAACTGCATAAATTTCGCAATAGAAAATCCACATGAAAAGCAAATCATGGAGGAGAAGATAAAAGTTTATGGAAAAACGATGATGTGGGACAACGTTGCGTTAGAATATGTTGAATTGTTTTTGAGAATATTTGAAGATTTAGAGGATGATGCGAAAGAAGCAGTATAA
- a CDS encoding YbaB/EbfC family nucleoid-associated protein, with amino-acid sequence MAKGGFPGGFNMNNMIKQAQQMQEQMKKMQEELENKTVEESAGGGAVKVVANGRKELISIKIDPDVVDKDDVEMLEDLVLAAVNQALRSAEKMIAEEMGKITGGFNIPGLF; translated from the coding sequence ATGGCTAAAGGAGGATTTCCTGGCGGTTTCAACATGAACAACATGATAAAGCAAGCGCAGCAGATGCAGGAGCAAATGAAGAAAATGCAGGAGGAGCTTGAAAACAAGACGGTTGAGGAGTCTGCAGGCGGTGGAGCTGTAAAGGTAGTGGCAAATGGCAGAAAAGAGCTTATAAGCATAAAGATCGATCCGGATGTCGTTGACAAAGACGATGTAGAGATGTTGGAGGATCTTGTATTAGCTGCAGTAAATCAAGCTTTAAGAAGCGCTGAAAAGATGATTGCAGAAGAGATGGGAAAAATAACAGGAGGTTTCAACATACCTGGTTTATTCTGA
- the crcB gene encoding fluoride efflux transporter CrcB yields MEYIYIGVGGFFGAILRYIISTYYQSILHTVFPIKTFFINISGSFLLSYISNLALEEFNVNSNIRLAITTGFIGAFTTFSTFTKETMDLMRNGRIAVAITYVLLSILIGFIMSFMGFELGDKTAKMIKGREDN; encoded by the coding sequence ATGGAATACATCTATATAGGCGTTGGTGGTTTTTTTGGAGCTATTTTACGGTATATAATTTCTACCTACTATCAGAGTATATTGCATACTGTATTTCCTATTAAAACCTTTTTTATTAATATCTCTGGGTCATTTTTGCTGAGTTATATTTCAAATTTAGCACTTGAAGAATTTAATGTAAATTCCAATATAAGACTTGCCATTACTACAGGATTTATCGGTGCTTTTACTACTTTTTCTACATTTACTAAAGAAACTATGGATCTGATGAGAAATGGTAGAATTGCTGTTGCAATAACGTATGTGCTTCTGTCAATACTTATAGGATTTATTATGTCTTTTATGGGATTTGAGTTAGGAGACAAGACTGCAAAAATGATTAAAGGGCGTGAAGACAATTGA
- a CDS encoding DUF2508 family protein — protein MGTLYKIFREISAAKEEIDEENNALINEVKNTMRQLKDAEMYFQSVTDPDLIDQAIYNIESLRKKYTYLLKKAKENGVNFDNFDSLIS, from the coding sequence ATGGGCACGCTATATAAAATTTTTAGAGAAATATCGGCTGCAAAAGAAGAAATAGATGAGGAAAATAATGCTCTCATAAATGAAGTAAAAAACACCATGAGGCAGTTAAAAGATGCAGAAATGTACTTTCAAAGTGTTACGGATCCTGACTTAATAGATCAAGCCATATACAACATAGAGTCTTTGAGGAAAAAGTATACTTATCTATTAAAAAAGGCAAAAGAAAATGGTGTGAATTTTGATAATTTCGATTCGCTTATATCATAA
- the crcB gene encoding fluoride efflux transporter CrcB, whose amino-acid sequence MLNMLLVGLGGIFGAILRYEISRHIKENREFVVPLETFIINVTGALLLSFLSSPKLIHLFNNDVKLFVMTGFIGAFTTYSTFSHETIDLFRNRHYVHAFLYSSVTVVFGLIGAFLGYYIGSLF is encoded by the coding sequence ATGTTAAATATGCTATTAGTGGGTTTAGGAGGAATTTTTGGAGCTATATTAAGGTATGAAATATCAAGGCACATAAAGGAGAATAGAGAATTTGTAGTGCCGTTGGAGACATTTATCATAAACGTAACAGGTGCTTTATTATTAAGCTTTTTATCTAGTCCGAAACTTATTCATCTATTTAATAATGATGTAAAATTGTTTGTCATGACAGGATTTATTGGTGCTTTTACCACATATTCTACATTCTCTCATGAGACAATTGATCTTTTTCGCAATAGACATTATGTGCATGCATTTTTGTACTCATCTGTTACTGTCGTGTTTGGACTCATTGGGGCTTTTTTAGGATATTATATTGGAAGTCTGTTTTAA
- a CDS encoding DUF1657 domain-containing protein, producing MTVKSDIEKAVAAAQSALGTYAQFASATDDPAAKQMFQQMQQDMQRHVNMLNNRLNYINSNNKLNQQQQATQQVQNILSNKK from the coding sequence ATGACTGTAAAGAGCGATATCGAAAAAGCTGTTGCTGCAGCGCAGTCTGCACTTGGAACATACGCACAATTTGCCAGTGCGACAGATGATCCGGCGGCTAAACAAATGTTTCAGCAGATGCAGCAAGATATGCAAAGGCATGTAAATATGCTTAACAATAGGTTGAATTATATAAATTCAAATAACAAGTTGAATCAACAGCAACAGGCAACGCAGCAAGTGCAAAATATACTTTCGAATAAAAAATAA